The Chaetodon trifascialis isolate fChaTrf1 chromosome 17, fChaTrf1.hap1, whole genome shotgun sequence genome has a segment encoding these proteins:
- the snx10a gene encoding sorting nexin-10A, whose protein sequence is MDSMLDNVLKTEFVSICVRDPRVVKDDLWHAHVDYELCLHTNSMCFRKKTSCVRRRYSEFVWLRHCLEQNALIIELPKLPPWNPFFSLRNTEQVSERMKGMQKFLELVLNVPLLLSDSRLHLFLQSDLSIAKITKCALGKTRYTVAEAIQRSSSSSSCIGTLEDKASCDSDCESSSSSSLGLSVDTPLRGSPLHFFESDRDPELFSCLSEPQTPLAAP, encoded by the exons ATGGACAGTATGCTCGACAATGTTCTAAAAACT GAGTTTGTCAGCATTTGTGTTCGGGATCCAAGGGTTGTTAAAGACGACCTGTGGCACGCACATGTCGACTATGAGCTCTGTTTACAT ACCAATAGCATGTGTTTTCGAAAGAAGACTTCCTGTGTAAGGCGGCGTTACAgtgagtttgtttggctgcgTCATTGTCTGGAACAGAATGCTCTAATCAT AGAATTGCCCAAGTTGCCGCCCTGGAACCCCTTCTTCAGTCTGAGGAACACTGAGCAGGTCTCAGAGAGGATGAAAGGCATGCAGAAATTTTTAGAATT AGTTCTCAATGTACCTTTGTTGTTATCGGACAGTCGACTCCATCTGTTCCTCCAGTCAGACCTCAGCATCGCAAAGATCACAAAGTGTGCTCTTGGTAAGACCAGGTACACAGTGGCTGAAGCCATACAgcgctccagcagcagcagcagctgcatcgGCACATTAGAGGACAAGGCCTCCTGCGACTCTGACTGTGAAAG CAGCTCTTCTTCAAGTTTGGGACTGAGTGTGGACACTCCGTTGCGAGGAAGCCCCCTCCACTTCTTCGAGTCTGACAGAGACCCAGAGCTGTTCAGCTGTCTTTCAGAACCCCAGACCCCACTCGCTGCGCCCTGA